A region from the Vicia villosa cultivar HV-30 ecotype Madison, WI linkage group LG3, Vvil1.0, whole genome shotgun sequence genome encodes:
- the LOC131655893 gene encoding uncharacterized protein LOC131655893: MDNLSLGVIRPPPESSTKRLKSELDSKSGLESEDESESNEETDTESDDELESKKAQEELEVYLTWESKPIEYLQERYDDDPCPRYFACKNFSYRNKAMLKKEEDSKKAVAEYLDKSRHLSPFDAIPIPPMANVCGNNFPGPIPLTENYRPHFIQLSKLALDYYNHHNQGLNYVFEDIVKVTGRHIPLGTCYITFIAKPKASIQPATTFQSEVWDRLTSLGPPIVKSCSIKT; this comes from the exons ATGGATAATCTCTCACTTGGCGTGATCCGGCCACCCCCGGAAAGTTCCACCAAGCGGCTGAAATCGGAACTGGACTCAAAATCAGGTCTGGAATCTGAAGATGAATCGGAATCAAACGAGGAAACAGACACTGAATCAGATGATGAATTAGAATCAAAGAAAGCACAAGAGGAATTAGAAGTCTACTTGACTTGGGAATCAAAGCCAATTGAATATCTGCAGGAAAGGTACGATGATGATCCTTGTCCCCGTTATTTTGCGTGTAAGAACTTTTCTTATAGGAATAAAGCTAtgttaaaaaaagaagaagatagtAAAAAGGCAGTGGCTGAGTATTTGGATAAATCTCGCCACCTAAGTCCCTTCGATGCTATCCCTATTCCTCCGATGGCAAATGTATGTGGCAATAACTTTCCAGGACCCATTCCCCTTACGGAAAATTATCGACCGCATTTCATTCAACTCTCCAAACTTGCTTTGGATTACTATAATCATCACAACCAG GGTTTGAATTATGTGTTTGAAGACATTGTGAAGGTAACCGGACGGCATATTCCTCTTGGTACTTGTTACATTACCTTTATAGCAAAACCTAAAGCTTCTATCCAGCCTGCTACAACTTTTCAATCTGAAGTCTGGGATAGACTTACTTCACTCGGACCACCTATTGTCAAGTCATGCTCCATTAAAACCTAA